A window of the Saccharomyces eubayanus strain FM1318 chromosome II, whole genome shotgun sequence genome harbors these coding sequences:
- the UTP5 gene encoding Utp5p, translating to MDSPIVHSAYDPSGQYLCYVTVALDKQRVGVQPTQRATSSGIDTVWNENFLYLDDSKLKVTCLKWVTLASSDTVAIILGMNNGEIWLYSVLANEVTYKFTTGNSYEIKDLDLMGDQLWCIDSNDMFYQFDLLQFKLLQHFKINDCVQLSRLAIVPAANSATQLLVASHSISLIDIKEKKVVTTFPGHVSPVSILRNITSDYFISGAENDRFLNVYDIHSGMTKCVLVAEADIREVSHSGQADSIVVTTEDGNLEIFVDPLISNSTKKRGNKSKKSTKKVQIASKDSKKVPIYNAFINKDLLNVSWLQNATMPFFKNLQWKELPNEYTVEITLGLNIKNKSADRDLHGKDLAAATNYVEGNARVTSGDNFKHVNDAIKSWEREMTSLEQDQPKSPGTNELLTESFGDKLESGTIARLNGKKNNSKTSNLKTATTTGTVTVILSQALQSNDHSLLETVLNNRDERVIRDTIFRLQPALAVILLERLAERIARQTHRQGPLNVWVKWCLIIHGGYLVSIPNLMSTLSSLHSTLKRRSDLLPRLLALDARLDCTVNKFKSLSYETSDVYSSETVVDDDESDVEYNEELDDAGLIEDGEESYGSEDEESDSDDNEEEKHVSPKQDGRLEEEQVDHEEEEAGYSDVEME from the coding sequence ATGGACTCCCCTATTGTACATTCCGCTTACGACCCGTCCGGTCAATATCTGTGCTATGTCACTGTAGCTTTGGATAAGCAACGTGTTGGTGTGCAGCCCACTCAAAGAGCTACTTCCTCCGGAATCGACACTGTATGGAACGAAAACTTCCTGTATTTGGACGACTCTAAATTGAAAGTTACGTGCTTGAAGTGGGTGACTTTGGCCTCTTCAGACACTGTGGCTATTATACTGGGTATGAATAACGGTGAAATCTGGCTGTATTCCGTATTGGCGAACGAGGTCACTTATAAATTCACTACGGGAAATTCGTATGAGATTAAAGATCTAGATTTGATGGGCGACCAGCTGTGGTGCATTGACTCCAACGACATGTTTTACCAGTTCGATCTTTTACAATTCAAATTATTACAGCATTTTAAAATAAACGACTGTGTCCAATTGAGTAGATTGGCCATTGTTCCCGCAGCCAATTCAGCTACGCAACTCTTGGTGGCATCTCATTCCATTTCCTTGATTGAtatcaaagagaaaaaagtggTAACGACATTCCCAGGTCATGTATCCCCAGTTTCCATATTGAGGAATATAACCAGTGATTATTTCATATCTGGTGCAGAAAACGAcagatttttgaatgtaTACGACATCCACTCTGGTATGACCAAATGTGTTCTGGTGGCTGAAGCAGATATCAGAGAAGTATCCCATTCTGGTCAAGCAGACTCTATTGTAGTCACCACTGAAGATGGTAATCTAGAGATCTTTGTCGATCCAttaatttcaaattcaacaaagaaaagaggtaACAAGTCTAAGAAATCTACCAAGAAGGTCCAGATCGCTAGTAAAGATAGCAAAAAGGTTCCGATTTATAATGCCTTCATAAATAAAGACCTATTGAACGTTTCGTGGTTACAAAACGCTACAatgccatttttcaaaaacttgcAATGGAAAGAGCTGCCTAATGAATACACCGTTGAGATAACTTTAGGTttgaatatcaaaaataaatccGCCGACCGTGATTTACATGGCAAAGATCTCGCTGCAGCCACAAACTATGTGGAAGGTAATGCAAGAGTCACTTCAGGTGATAACTTTAAGCACGTTAATGATGCTATTAAGAGTTGGGAAAGAGAAATGACGTCTTTGGAACAAGACCAACCCAAATCCCCAGGGACAAACGAACTACTAACCGAATCTTTTGGTGATAAGCTGGAATCGGGMACCATTGCAAGGCTCAACgggaaaaagaacaactcGAAAACTTCCAATCTCAAGACCGCGACTACAACAGGTACAGTCACGGTCATCCTGTCACAAGCATTACAGTCAAACGATCATTCGCTCTTGGAGACCGTACTCAATAACCGTGACGAAAGAGTCATTAGGGATACGATTTTTCGACTACAACCAGCCCTGGCTGTCATTCTATTGGAAAGGTTAGCCGAGAGAATTGCAAGACAAACTCACCGTCAAGGACCACTGAATGTTTGGGTCAAATGGTGTTTGATCATACACGGTGGCTATTTGGTTTCCATTCCAAACCTTATGTCTACTCTGTCTTCGTTGCATTCCACATTGAAAAGGCGTTCCGATTTGTTACCAAGACTGCTAGCACTGGATGCCAGACTGGATTGCACTGTAAATAAATTCAAGAGTTTGAGTTACGAAACGAGCGATGTCTACTCGTCAGAAACAGTTgttgatgacgatgaaagTGACGTTGAATACAATGAAGAACTCGACGATGCCGGCCTTATAGARGATGGCGAAGAATCTTATGGAagtgaagacgaagaaagTGATAGCGACGATAACGAAGAGGAGAAACACGTCTCTCCAAAACAAGATGGACGcttagaagaagagcaggTTGACCacgaagaagaggaagccGGTTATAGTGATGTTGAAATGGAATAG
- the NCB2 gene encoding negative cofactor 2 transcription regulator complex subunit NCB2, producing the protein MISEILDQDLMFTKDAREIIINSGIEFIMILSSMASEMADNEAKKTIAPEHVIKALEELEYDEFIPFLEEILLNFKGSQKVKETRDSKFKKSGLSEEELLRQQEELFRQSRSRLHQNSVSDPVKSEDSS; encoded by the coding sequence ATGATATCTGAAATACTGGACCAAGACTTGATGTTCACCAAGGACGCGAGAGAAATAATCATTAATTCCGGGATAGAGTTTATTATGATTCTGTCCTCGATGGCTTCCGAAATGGCGGATAACGAggccaagaaaacaatagcGCCCGAGCACGTGATCAAGGCCCTGGAAGAACTGGAATATGATGAGTTTATACCGTTTTTAGAGGAGATTCTGCTGAACTTCAAGGGCTCCCAAAAGGTTAAAGAGACTAGGGACTCGAAATTCAAGAAGTCGGGTCTTTCGGAAGAGGAGTTGCTACGACAACAAGAGGAGTTGTTTAGACAATCGAGGTCGAGACTACATCAGAATAGCGTGTCGGATCCGGTCAAATCGGAGGATTCTTCATGA
- the DIT2 gene encoding putative cytochrome P450 → MSILKLIGFILLIIISYIAFVVVVPPLKFPRNIPTIPFYVVFLPVIFPMDQTELYDLYIREAMEKYGAVKIFFGSRWNILVSRSEYLAQIFKDEDIFAKSGNQKKIPYSALAAYTGDNVISAHGKVWKDYRNAVTNGLQHFDDAPFSKNAKIFCNLIKKRAQNGESSIQMGPLSQRLALDNISQVALGFDFATLTNDKNALHEHLVHIKKQIFHPFFLAFPFLDMLPIPSRRKAFRDVASFRELLVKRVQEQLINNYKFEQTTFAASDLIRAHNNEIIDYKQLSDNIVIILVAGHENPQLLFNTSLYLLAKYSNEWQNSLRQEVESVTDSKALADLPLLNAFLFEAVRLYPPLSTIINRCTSKVCVLGADIVIPKDVYVGYNNFGTSHDPKNWGPTANDFKPDRWGSDIETIRKNWRLAKNRCTVTGFHGGRRACLGEKLALTEMRITLAEMLRQLEWTLDPEWEEKLTPAGPLCPFNLKLKFKERAPN, encoded by the coding sequence atgtccattttgaaactcataggatttattttattaatcATAATTTCCTACATCGCCTTCGTGGTGGTTGTTCCTCCTTTAAAATTTCCTAGAAATATACCTACCATTCCGTTCTACGTGGTGTTTTTACCCGTCATATTTCCGATGGATCAAACAGAGCTGTATGATCTTTATATCAGGGAAGCAATGGAAAAGTATGGGGCCgttaaaatattttttggttcACGCTGGAATATTCTCGTTTCTCGTTCCGAGTATTTAGCACAAATATTTAAGGATGAAGACATTTTTGCTAAAAGTGgtaaccaaaaaaagattccATACAGCGCTCTCGCTGCCTATACGGGCGACAACGTCATTAGTGCACACGGAAAAGTTTGGAAGGACTATAGAAATGCAGTAACTAATGGGCTGCAGCATTTCGATGATGCACCCTTCTCCAAAAATGCGAAGATTTTCTGCAATTTAATCAAGAAGAGGGCTCAAAATGGAGAATCTTCAATTCAAATGGGACCTTTATCCCAAAGGTTGGCATTGGATAATATTTCTCAAGTGGCTCTTggatttgattttgctaCTTTaacaaatgataaaaatgcTTTACATGAGCATTTAGTTCATATCAAGAagcaaatatttcatcCATTCTTCTTAGCTTTCCCATTCCTTGATATGCTTCCCATTCCTTCGAGAAGAAAGGCATTCAGGGACGTTGCTAGCTTCAGAGAGCTCCTTGTTAAAAGAGTCCAAGAACAATTGATCAATAACTACAAATTTGAACAAACAACTTTTGCCGCCAGTGATTTGATTCGTGCTCataataatgaaattaTTGACTACAAACAATTATCCGATAACATCGTCATTATCCTCGTTGCTGGCCATGAAAACCCCCAACTGCTCTTCAACACTTCGTTGTATCTTTTGGCTAAGTATTCAAACGAATGGCAGAACAGTCTCAGGCAAGAAGTAGAAAGTGTCACTGATTCGAAAGCCTTAGCGGACTTACCTTTATTGAatgcatttctttttgaggCAGTCAGGCTATATCCTCCTTTGAGCACGATTATTAATAGATGCACTTCAAAAGTATGTGTGCTAGGAGCCGACATTGTGATACCTAAGGATGTATACGTTGGATATAACAATTTTGGAACATCACATGATCCCAAAAATTGGGGTCCAACAGCAAATGATTTCAAACCAGATCGGTGGGGCTCAGATATCGAAActataagaaaaaactggagACTTGCCAAGAATAGGTGCACTGTGACCGGATTTCACGGTGGTCGAAGGGCATGTTTGGGAGAAAAACTAGCACTAACAGAAATGAGAATCACTCTAGCTGAAATGTTAAGACAGCTAGAATGGACTCTTGATCCTGAatgggaagaaaaactaaCTCCTGCAGGACCGCTGTGTCCTTTCAATTTAAAGTTAAAATTTAAAGAGAGAGCAccaaactaa
- the DIT1 gene encoding Dit1p yields the protein MTLNDKIPQGPEQTDSPPTSSYSSSPEILKDIIIPHNGPDLSTYSKFLALYCRSDKNDDFYSLEEKQNCKFGEQWSTFVDTITGLDCSGSEVSGRITERILPSSLANKFTNNLGVAIKVSEYTRDDECQIRGCVTTIENENMFNNWFIYHILDQSRLSLSEHPIVAKEVKYHELFADFFAKNLKNTIVNDQWNFGGRDYFVERARYFTDRYLRIECILPAFPCKSSNEQKVYGSVPDKGEELALKRLIKATEDLADIYPPGMKIWIVSDGHVFSDCIGVDDDVVTTYTTKLHELYKRVAIPGVDAIGFCGLNELFFSGAAGDIFNPDWVSDTEVAHYTGTQICSKSDLSRQILMKGCDTDAGRLKKQIAIQDHPRLHLYRGFSRFMMEDLSLLTHFQTFSRKKFKKTISKIAFNMIKRNDAYSNLVELIFPHHLRISIHAHTNSGPKFGIKVISNDQCSIVSSLEDLEEPKFEDFLHIPTPWHNCVVKVEDEKEKYFLTKSKVIKDALEKGMYDGEWKDTRFDIGEGGHFVIKKIS from the coding sequence ATGACATTAAACGACAAAATTCCTCAAGGCCCTGAGCAGACAGACTCACCACCTACGTCTTCTTATTCCTCTTCGCCTGAAATATTGAAAGATATTATCATTCCCCACAATGGGCCCGATTTATCCACGTATAGTAAGTTTCTAGCTCTCTATTGTAGAAGTGATAAGAACGATGACTTCTACTCTTTagaagagaaacaaaactGTAAGTTCGGAGAGCAATGGTCTACTTTCGTTGATACCATTACCGGTTTGGATTGTTCTGGCTCTGAAGTAAGCGGTAGGATAACGGAGAGAATTTTGCCATCTTCATTAGCTAACAAGTTTACTAATAATTTAGGAGTGGCAATCAAGGTTTCTGAATATACCCGCGATGATGAATGCCAAATCCGTGGTTGTGTTACTACAATTGAGAATGAGAACATGTTTAATAACTGGTTCATATATCATATTTTGGACCAATCCCGGCTATCCTTAAGTGAGCATCCAATTGTAGCCAAAGAAGTCAAATATCATGAATTATTTGCTGatttctttgcaaaaaatttaaaaaacaCAATCGTTAATGACCAATGGAACTTTGGTGGTCGTGATTACTTTGTTGAACGAGCAAGATACTTCACCGATCGATATTTGAGAATTGAATGTATTTTGCCAGCTTTCCCATGCAAGTCGTCCAACGAACAAAAGGTGTATGGCTCGGTTCCTGATAAAGGTGAAGAACTTGCTTTGAAAAGACTTATCAAAGCTACAGAAGACCTTGCTGACATATATCCACCAGGTATGAAGATTTGGATTGTTAGCGATGGCCATGTGTTTTCAGACTGTATTGGGGTTGATGATGATGTCGTTACCACGTATACTACTAAATTGCACGAACTATATAAAAGAGTTGCCATTCCAGGCGTTGACGCTATTGGATTTTGTGGGTTAAATGAGTTGTTCTTTAGCGGTGCAGCTGGTGACATTTTTAATCCGGATTGGGTTTCTGATACTGAAGTGGCACATTATACTGGAACTCaaatttgttcaaagtCTGATCTGTCAAGacaaattttgatgaaagGCTGTGACACAGACGCAGGtcgtttgaaaaagcagATTGCCATACAAGATCATCCAAGATTGCATCTGTATAGAGGCTTTTCACGGTTTATGATGGAGGACTTGTCTTTATTGACGCATTTTCAGAccttttcaagaaagaaatttaaGAAAACTATTTCGAAAATTGCGTTTAACATGATTAAAAGAAATGACGCTTATTCGAATTTGGTAGAATTGATATTCCCACACCATTTAAGAATTTCTATTCATGCGCATACTAATAGCGGACCAAAATTCGGTATCAAAGTGATTTCCAACGATCAGTGTTCTATTGTCAGCTCATTGGAAGACCTAGAAGAACctaaatttgaagatttcttACATATTCCAACGCCTTGGCATAATTGTGTCGTCAAGgtggaagatgaaaaggagaaatattttttgacGAAATCGAAAGTCATCAAGGATGCCCTTGAGAAGGGAATGTATGACGGTGAATGGAAAGACACCCGTTTCGACATTGGAGAAGGGGGGCATTTCGtcatcaagaaaatctcTTAA
- the RPB7 gene encoding DNA-directed RNA polymerase II subunit RPB7, producing the protein MFFIKDLSLNITLHPSFFGPRMKQYLKTKLLEEVEGSCTGKFGYILCVLDYDNIDIQRGRILPTDGSAEFNVKYRAVVFKPFKGEVVDGTVVSCSQHGFEVQVGPMKVFVTKHLMPQDLTFNAGSNPPSYQSSEDVITIKSRIRVKIEGCISQVSSIHAIGSIKEDYLGAI; encoded by the coding sequence atgtttttcattaaagaCCTTTCGCTTAATATCACGCTTCATCCGTCCTTTTTTGGCCCTCGAATGAAGCAGTATCTAAAGACAAAACTActagaagaagttgaaggCTCATGTACAGGTAAATTCGGTTACATCCTTTGTGTACTAGACTACGATAACATAGACATCCAACGTGGGAGAATATTGCCCACCGATGGGTCAGCAGAGTTCAATGTGAAATATAGAGCCGTCGTTTTCAAACCATTCAAAGGGGAAGTGGTGGACGGCACAGTAGTATCATGTTCTCAACACGGGTTCGAAGTACAAGTAGGTCCGATGAAAGTATTCGTAACCAAGCATTTGATGCCTCAAGACTTGACATTCAATGCAGGCTCAAATCCTCCGTCGTACCAAAGTTCGGAAGATGTCATTACAATAAAAAGTAGAATTAGAGTCAAAATTGAAGGTTGTATTAGTCAAGTTAGTTCCATCCACGCAATCGGTAGTATCAAAGAAGATTACTTGGGTGCTATTTAA
- the URH1 gene encoding trifunctional uridine nucleosidase/nicotinamide riboside hydrolase/nicotinic acid riboside hydrolase gives MTITKIPIWLDCDPGHDDAMAILLGCFHPAFELLGISTCFGNAPPENTDYNARSLLTAMGKAHAIPVYKGAQRPWRREPHYAPDIHGISGLDGTSLLPKPTFEARTDKTYIEAIEEAVLANDGEISFVSTGALTSLATVLRDKPHLKKSIKYISIMGGGLYGLGNCNPNLSAEFNVWIDPDAANAIFHDPEVKNKCIVVPLNLTHKAIATHEVNEEIFNEGDNSNLRRLFFELFQFFAHTYKDTQGFELGPPVHDPVALMPLLEFYKWDPSSLIRFDYKRMDISCIDDILNEDSGKIIIEKEYPSDGNFGTIIGLDLNIQYFWDQIFTALNKADKMSTIE, from the coding sequence atgactaTTACTAAAATACCCATATGGTTAGACTGTGATCCTGGTCACGACGATGCTATGGCCATTCTGCTGGGTTGTTTTCACCCAGCTTTTGAGCTTCTAGGTATTAGCACATGTTTTGGTAATGCACCACCTGAAAATACAGATTATAATGCTCGCTCTCTTTTAACTGCCATGGGCAAAGCCCATGCCATCCCAGTTTACAAAGGCGCACAGAGGCCTTGGAGAAGAGAGCCTCATTATGCTCCTGACATTCACGGTATATCAGGTTTAGACGGCACCTCGTTATTGCCTAAACCAACTTTTGAAGCCAGAACTGATAAAACATATATTGAAGCCATCGAAGAAGCAGTATTGGCCAACGATGGAGAAATATCATTTGTTTCTACCGGTGCGCTAACTTCATTAGCTACGGTTCTAAGAGACAAACCCCACTTAAAAAAGTCTATCAAATACATCAGTATTATGGGTGGTGGACTTTATGGTCTAGGGAATTGTAATCCAAATCTTTCTGCTGAATTTAACGTGTGGATTGATCCCGACGCAGCTAATGCCATATTCCATGACCCCGAAGTAAAGAACAAATGTATAGTGGTACCTCTAAATTTAACCCACAAAGCCATCGCTACCCATGAGGtcaatgaagaaatctTCAACGAAGGGGACAACTCCAATTTGCGAAGATTGTTTTTCGaactctttcaatttttcgCTCACACTTACAAGGACACGCAAGGTTTTGAATTAGGCCCACCTGTCCATGATCCAGTGGCCTTGATGCCACTCTTGGAATTTTATAAGTGGGATCCATCATCTTTAATCAGATTTGATTACAAGAGAATGGATATATCTTGTATTGACGATATACTCAATGAAGACTCGGGAAAAATCATTATCGAAAAAGAGTATCCAAGCGATGGTAATTTCGGTACAATCATCGGTCTAGATTTGAACATTCAATACTTTTGGGACCAGATTTTCACGGCATTAAATAAAGCAGACAAAATGTCAACAATTGAATAA
- the HPT1 gene encoding hypoxanthine phosphoribosyltransferase, translating to MSANDKQYISYNNVHQLCQVSAEKIKNFKPDLIIAIGGGGFIPARILRTFLKEPGVPTIRIFAIILSLYEDLNSVGAEVEEVGVKVSRTQWIDYEQCKLDLVGKNVLIVDEVDDTRTTLHYALSELEKDAAEQAKAKGIDVEKSPEMKTSFGIFVLHDKLKPKKADLPADMLNDENRYFAAKTVPDKWYAYPWEATDIVFHTRMAIEQNNDIFIPEQEHQ from the coding sequence ATGTCTGCAAACGATAAACAATACATTTCGTACAATAACGTACATCAATTATGTCAAGTTTCcgctgaaaaaatcaagaactTCAAACCGGATTTGATCATCGCAATCGGCGGTGGTGGTTTCATCCCTGCAAGAATTTTACGTACTTTCCTTAAGGAACCCGGTGTACCAACCATCAGAATCTTTGCtattattttatctttgtaCGAAGATTTGAACAGTGTAGGCGCTGAAGTGGAAGAGGTTGGTGTCAAAGTTAGCAGAACCCAATGGATCGATTACGAACAATGTAAATTGGACCTAGTTGGTAAAAACGTTCTTATCGTCGATGAAGTCGATGACACTCGTACTACCCTTCATTACGCTCTAAGtgaattggaaaaggatGCTGCTGAACAGGCAAAGGCCAAAGGTATCGATGTTGAAAAGTCCCCAGAAATGAAAACTAGTTTCGGAATCTTTGTTCTACACGATAAATTAAAGCCAAAGAAGGCAGACCTACCTGCTGACATGTTGAATGACGAGAACCGTTACTTCGCAGCCAAGACCGTTCCAGACAAATGGTATGCCTACCCATGGGAAGCCACTGATATCGTTTTCCATACCAGAATGGCTATTgaacaaaataatgacATCTTCATTCCTGAGCAAGAACAccaataa
- the SXM1 gene encoding Sxm1p has protein sequence MLQEQEILSCIEQTMVADAKVIKQAEQQLFEFQKQPGFTSFLLNIVSDENFALNVRLSSAIYLKNKIHRSWDTKREDGIKPDEKLSIKENLIQTLVKNCENNHIRPVLTETINGILVGQEDWDLAPIIKNLLSSGDALYIYPGLLLLFQVCKAHRWDMVGSREYIDSVIEELFPVVEGIASTFCSQTDYRSNEILYLILKSFKYACLNNLPQYFSQPERIMSWVQLHLYLCSKPFPAEVMELDPADRSLDKRVKVNKWGFGNLNRFLQRYNKVTKAITKEFVDYIFDTIVPTILREYFKDIEAWGNNSLWLSDSSLYFLISFLEKCVTIDQLYPLIEPHLQIIFENVIFPCLCANEQSIELLEDDQEEYTRRYFDINREGSTPDAASADFIFLIGSKRPEKLNSILPFINDVFTRFSANNDDLTMAFKEEGALRALSNLFSFIDEPTILENIFNHFIIPLLSQDKYMFLVARSLETIALYSEEFKDMSVLSQLFELTYTNFLNSNVLPVQIEAADAIKCLIVSNPQIHPAVSAHVPGMMEKLLKLSKIFEIDILSEVMEALVERFSDELSPFAKDLASNLVEQFLRIAQALVENSSETYSASDQEQEIQASGLLQTMTTMVMSMNKVSLIEPLAPVVKFVVLHAQISFITEAVDLLDALTISSHLLYNQISPSIWELMHDILDSFQTYAMDYFEAYSIFFETIVMTGFPQDQTYVQPLLEILSVKMESEVDYDIEHVMQILMYFALSMRDIPLFSKAIKVSTNDELGLDSKCIVKLGLANLFAKPIETLQIMETEGFTINFFSNWFNENFYSVFTIKLQVLVILTLLKLPEIPNSVSPLLSNLTNKLVDLTLSLPKAIRNRDAVTEGKSLEGDLTPEEEEEYFIECDDDMKETVLDQINVFQEVHAFFKNLQNEDASKYEKTINYLDESKRDSLEVILEFVSQN, from the coding sequence ATGTTACAAGAACAGGAAATTTTGAGCTGCATTGAGCAGACTATGGTTGCTGACGCCAAGGTCATCAAGCAAGCCGAACAGCAGCTATTTGAGTTCCAAAAACAACCTGGTTTCACCTCCTTTTTGCTGAATATCGTGTCCGATGAGAATTTTGCATTAAACGTTCGTCTATCTTCTGCTATCTACTTGAAGAATAAGATTCACAGATCATGGGATACTAAGAGAGAAGACGGCATTAAACCTGACGAGAAGCTTTCTATAAAGGAAAACTTGATTCAGACTTTAGTCAAGAACTGTGAAAATAATCACATTAGACCCGTCTTGACTGAAACTATAAATGGGATTCTTGTTGGTCAAGAAGACTGGGATCTGGCACCTATTATTAAAAATCTGTTATCGAGTGGGGATGCATTATACATCTACCCTGGGTTATTGCTTTTATTTCAGGTTTGTAAAGCTCATAGATGGGATATGGTTGGATCAAGAGAGTATATAGACTCCGTTATCGAAGAACTTTTCCCCGTTGTGGAAGGGATAGCCTCTACTTTTTGTAGTCAAACAGATTACAGATCTAACGAAATATTATacttgattttgaaatcattcaaatatGCCTGTTTGAATAACTTACCGCAATACTTCAGTCAACCTGAAAGAATTATGTCATGGGTGCAATTACATTTGTATTTGTGTTCCAAACCATTCCCGGCAGAAGTAATGGAACTAGATCCCGCAGACAGGTCCCTAGACAAGAGAGTCAAAGTCAACAAATGGGGGTTCGGTAATTTGAACAGATTCCTGCAGAGGTACAACAAAGTCACAAAGGCAATTACCAAGGAATTCGTTGACTACATCTTTGACACAATTGTTCCTACGATCCTTCGagaatatttcaaagacatTGAAGCTTGGGGTAACAATTCCTTATGGTTATCAGATTCTTCATTATActtcttgatttcatttttggaaaaatgtGTTACAATTGATCAGCTTTACCCTTTGATCGAGCCTCACTTacaaattatttttgaaaacgtTATCTTCCCATGTTTGTGTGCTAATGAACAATCCATCGAATTATTAGAAGATgaccaagaagaatataCCAGACGTTATTTCGATATTAACAGAGAAGGCTCTACACCAGATGCTGCTTCAGCAGATTTCATATTCCTAATTGGTTCTAAACGCCCTGAGAAGTTGAATAGTATCCTACCGTTTATCAATGACGTTTTCACCAGATTCAGTGCCAATAATGACGATTTGACCATGgccttcaaagaagaggGTGCTTTGAGAGCATTGTCTAACTTGTTTTCGTTTATTGACGAACCTActattttggaaaatatttttaacCACTTCATTATCCCATTGTTATCCCAGGATAAATACATGTTTTTAGTCGCGAGAAGTTTGGAAACTATAGCACTATACTCAGAGGAATTCAAAGACATGAGCGTCTTGTCTCAATTGTTTGAACTAACATATACTAATTTCCTAAACAGTAATGTCTTACCAGTTCAAATTGAAGCTGCGGACGCTATTAAGTGTTTGATTGTATCTAATCCCCAAATTCACCCAGCCGTCTCTGCACATGTTCCGGGAATGATGGAAAAGTTACTGAAATTGTccaaaatctttgaaatcgaTATCTTATCTGAAGTCATGGAGGCATTGGTGGAAAGATTTTCTGATGAACTGTCTCCATTTGCTAAGGATTTAGCATCCAATTTAGTAGAACAATTTCTACGTATTGCCCAAGCTTTGGTCGAAAACTCATCAGAGACATACAGCGCAAGCgatcaagaacaagaaattcaGGCTAGTGGGCTATTACAAACAATGACTACTATGGTCATGTCGATGAACAAGGTTTCACTAATCGAACCTTTGGCACCTGTGGTTAAATTTGTTGTCCTTCATGcacaaatttcttttattacTGAAGCCGTCGATTTACTAGACGCCTTGACAATTTCATCTCACTTACTTTATAACCAAATCTCACCTTCAATATGGGAATTGATGCACGACATATTGGATTCTTTCCAAACTTACGCTATGGACTACTTTGAAGCATACAGTATATTCTTCGAAACCATTGTTATGACGGGTTTCCCACAAGATCAAACTTATGTACAACCTTTGTTGGAAATTTTATCCGTTAAAATGGAAAGTGAAGTTGATTACGATATTGAACATGTTATGCAAATCTTAATGTATTTTGCATTATCTATGAGAGATATCCCACTATTCAGTAAAGCTATCAAAGTATCCACCAACGATGAGCTTGGATTGGATTCTAAATGCATTGTTAAATTGGGTCTGGCCAATTTGTTTGCCAAACCAATAGAAACCTTACAAATCATGGAAACCGAAGGGTTCACgataaattttttcagcaaCTGGTTTAACGAGAACTTTTACAGTGTCTTCACTATTAAATTACAGGTCTTGGTAATTTTGACCCTTTTGAAGTTACCTGAAATTCCAAATAGCGTCAGCCCGCTCTTAAGTAATTTGACAAACAAGTTGGTTGACCTGACACTATCATTACCTAAGGCCATAAGAAATCGTGATGCTGTCACCGAGGGCAAGTCCTTGGAAGGCGATTTGACTCcagaggaggaagaagaatactTCATTGAATGTGATGACGATATGAAGGAGACCGTATTGGACCAAATCAATGTTTTCCAGGAAGTACATGCATTTTTTAAGAATCTACAAAATGAGGACGCCAgtaaatatgaaaaaactaTAAACTACCTGGACGAATCTAAGAGAGACTCGCTGGAGGTAATCTTAGAGTTTGTTTCTCAGaactaa